Proteins found in one Drosophila innubila isolate TH190305 chromosome X, UK_Dinn_1.0, whole genome shotgun sequence genomic segment:
- the LOC117793634 gene encoding sarcoplasmic calcium-binding protein, giving the protein MAFCIVSRSLLRTSREILERNMGVTVGALQQQHQQQQQLSLSTLPHSTGDYNNTRLLNSNWHLMSGRTGVLQAVRQYSKKTAGTATLRRDESDSDSDSDDEFERRRQNANVKRSERGDSEFWRRKMRTLHRIMDVNHDGVISYDDFKLLAKRFSDLGHLSPEVAAEFSDVIKQTWEEQFGEITPYNLVNAEQFLTDLHHRLNDKKMAKRIGRFLPYLFKAVDFDHTGHLDLEQYKLFFRCLGLTEEDAAISFAVIDKNGDGQLSLKEFVHLGRQFFLTEDDTKISKMFWGPLIADH; this is encoded by the exons atggcATTCTGCATTGTAAGCCGTTCTCTTTTGCGCACTTCAAGAGAAATCCTGGAGCGCAACATGGGCGTAACGGTGGGcgcactgcaacaacagcaccaacaacagcagcagctgtccCTTTCCACCTTGCCGCATTCAACGGGCGATTACAACAATACT CGActgttaaattcaaattggcATTTAATGTCCGGCCGCACAGGCGTGCTTCAAGCAGTGCGCCAATATTCGAAGAAAACGGCGGGAACAGCCACATTGCGCCGTGATGAAAGCGACtcggattcggattcggatGATGAATTTGAGCGACGTCGCCAAAATGCTAATGTTAAGCGTAGCGAGCGG GGCGACTCTGAGTTCTGGCGTCGCAAGATGCGTACACTGCATCGCATTATGGATGTTAATCACGACGGTGTCATCTCATACGATGACTTCAAATTGCTGGCGAAACGTTTCAGCGATTTGGGACATTTGTCACCCGAAGTTGCCGCCGAGTTCAGCGATGTGATTAAACAGACGTGGGAGGAGCAATTTGGGGAGATAACGCCATATAATTTGGTAAATGCTGAGCAGTTTCTAACCGATTTGCATCATCGACTGAACGATAAGAAAATGGCCAAACGCATTGGACGCTTTCTGCCCTATTTGTTTAag gcCGTTGACTTTGATCATACCGGCCATTTGGATCTCGAACAATATAAGCTCTTCTTCCGCTGTCTGGGACTCACCGAGGAGGATGCTGCTATTTCATTCGCTGTGATAGACAAGAATGGCGATGGCCAATTGTCGCTCAAGGAGTTTGTACATTTGGGACGTCAATTCTTTTTAACTGAAGACGATaccaaaatatcgaaaatGTTCTGGGGACCCTTAATCGCTGATCATTGA